The proteins below come from a single Aegilops tauschii subsp. strangulata cultivar AL8/78 chromosome 6, Aet v6.0, whole genome shotgun sequence genomic window:
- the LOC109762885 gene encoding protein ROH1A, whose product MAAAETPPPTGGMGFLGLLSFRRSATAVASFDPAQDDELLVLDALQAHVADRLAALSTSAQQGQQGPVLSLAFLSKLLDAVVSSDAAFRDALAVGPVGAALARPPADRLAADLLDRSVKALDVLNAVSLALASLRGSHRAALTAASCLLAADAPLLHRAQFARARRAISRLFPDSRAAPSTPCSSRAARALSFSVSSKNWSTGRHVHAMAAHLAPPPPQAATAPGAGGGLGLALYTMSSVLVFAMWALVAAVPCQDRASAAAPIAPAKQAQWAAPMTALQERIIDESRRRDKKGSSSGASSPASAGLLAEMQAVERVARELNSLLEEIAEEEDEAVEVEAPASISEERAGDVVERAEALAGACRALEDGLAPLERQVRAVFHRVVASRAEVVRCMEHSARSTAGSASGAAAQQPHSF is encoded by the coding sequence ATGGCTGCCGCAGAGACGCCGCCGCCGACCGGCGGGATGGGCTTCCTGGGGCTGCTCAGCTTCCGCCGCAGCGCCACCGCCGTCGCCTCCTTCGACCCGGCGCAGGACGACGAGCTGCTCGTCCTCGACGCGCTCCAGGCCCACGTCGCCGACCGCCTCGCCGCGCTCTCCACCTCCGCGCAGCAGGGACAGCAGGGGCCGGTGCTCTCGCTCGCGTTCCTCTCCAAGCTGCTCGACGCGGTGGTGTCCTCGGACGCCGCGTTCCGGGACGCCCTCGCCGTGGGCCCCGTGGGCGCCGCGCTCGCCAGGCCCCCCGCCGACCGCCTCGCCGCCGACCTGCTCGACCGCTCCGTCAAGGCGCTCGACGTGCTCAACGCGGTCTCCCTCGCGCTCGCCTCGCTCCGGGGCTCCCACCGCGCCGCGCTCACCGCGGCCTCctgcctcctcgccgccgacgcGCCGCTGCTCCACCGCGCGCAGTTCGCGCGCGCGCGCCGGGCCATCTCCAGGCTCTTCCCGGACTCCAGGGCCGCGCCGTCGACCCCGTGCAGCTCGCGCGCCGCCCGCGCGCTCTCCTTCAGCGTGTCGTCCAAGAACTGGTCCACGGGGCGCCACGTGCACGCCATGGCGGCgcacctcgcgccgccgccgccgcaggccgCCACCGCCCCTGGCGCCGGGGGCGGGCTCGGGCTGGCACTCTACACCATGAGCTCCGTCCTCGTGTTCGCCATGTGggcgctcgtcgccgccgtgcCGTGCCAGGACAGGGCCTCCGCTGCCGCCCCCATCGCGCCGGCCAAACAGGCGCAGTGGGCGGCGCCCATGACGGCCCTCCAGGAGCGTATCATCGATGAGTCGAGGCGCAGGGACAAGAAGGGGTCGTCCTCCGGGGCGTCCTCGCCGGCGTCCGCGGGGCTCCTCGCCGAGATGCAGGCCGTGGAGCGCGTCGCGCGGGAGCTCAACAGCCTCCTCGAGGAGATCgccgaggaggaagacgaggccGTGGAGGTGGAGGCCCCGGCGTCCATCAGCGAGGAGCGCGCGGGGGACGTCGTGGAGCGCGCGGAGGCGCTGGCCGGCGCGTGCAGGGCGCTGGAGGACGGCCTCGCGCCGCTGGAGCGGCAGGTGCGCGCCGTGTTCCACCGCGTCGTGGCCAGCCGCGCCGAGGTCGTGCGCTGCATGGAGCACAGCGCGCGCAGCACCGCCGGGTCCGCCTCCGGCGCGGCGGCGCAGCAACCCCATTCCTTCTGA